A stretch of DNA from Equus caballus isolate H_3958 breed thoroughbred chromosome 13, TB-T2T, whole genome shotgun sequence:
AGCATCCCTCGTGGGAACTcagatttcttgtttcatagaGTGGATCTGGTCCAATGACGTCTGAATTATCTTCTAGCTCTGACCTTCAACCATTCTCCACTCCTCTCCTGCTCATATCTGGACCCCAGGGGAGCTGGCCGAGCCCGTGCACTCCAGGATGGGGAACCTGATGGCCACAGGTACACGTCCCAGTGGGGGCCATGAACATCCCTTATATCCTAGAGTAGCCTGGCTTCAGATACTGGCCTGTACCTGGCTCCTTGGGTCCATGATGTCCTTGCCAATAACCAAAAAAAGCCCAGGACCTTGGCACTGCTTTCCCAGTTAATTTCTAACTAAGGAATCTCTTGATGCCAAGAGGTGCAAAACAGAGGCCCTGTATGTGTGGGCACAAGTGTGACCCCCAATGTCAATCATTCGGGGTCTCTAcctattaagaaaaagaacaacaagaaCTCACAGCCTAGAACACTGTGCCAACAGGGGAAAATATTCCACCCCCCAAGGATTCGATCtcaagaaacagaaccaagaatAATTCGAGGAGAGTTTGCCAGCCAGGGGCAGACGTATATATAGGAGGCCACACTTGTAAGCAGATTAATTCCACCTTTCCGGCTTCAGGTAAGGATatcttctgctctctcttctcctcaccACTTCTCCCCTGTCTGGTCTTCTCCTGATTCTCATTCTGtttgagggagaggggagaggaaattAAGAGATTGGACACTTGGCTCAGACCTAGACTGAGTCATTACTCTGCTGACTATTGGCTTCGTGATCTTTGGTAAGTCAACCTTCCTGTCTGTTAGCCTGCACTTTCCTAATAACGATGACCATTACTTtatcactcattcaacaaacactagttactgggtaccaggcactggggataggGCAGTGAACCAGAGCATTTGCTATGCTCTGGGCCCTGTTTTGCATATAACATCTTAATTAATCCCCGTGACAACAATATGCAGTTAGCTATCAcccaccatactgtttttcaaacTGTAGGTCACAACCCGTTAGTGGATCATGAAATCATTTGTGGATTAcatctagaattttcttttaatgaaatacaATAGAATACATCAGCAAGCAATGCGGACAATAACGATAAtaattgtttataaaatttttattttgtgtgtgtgtgcgcgtgtgcgtaCGCAAGTGCTATGCATGTCCTAGGCTAGGGCATAAAATACTTTTCTCATAGCGGATCTAAACCACAAAGGCTTGGACAACGCTGCTCTAGAACACAAGTTGGATCAGAGGGACTTCAGACTGAGGTGGCACATTGTAGGCATTCAATTTGTGGAAGCAAAGACCCTTATATCATAGCTAAGGAACTGAGTCTTACCAGGTTGAAATACCATGTCACACTGTTAGTATGACTTGGACTTTGAATCCCGGTTGCAGGCTCCAGGTCCCACACACTTAACCGCCGTGCTGCCCTATTTTGCTGCTGTAAAACTTTGGGTGATATTCAACAACTGGGTGAAATATAAGTGATCACCCTGGAAACATTAAAATGCACTGAGAAGGTTAATCGACTCTTGGGTTGCTTATGTCAAAGCCGCTTCTTTACAATATGCGAGTTGCATGAACTCAGGggccttgtctgtcttgttcatcatttTCCGTGGTGCGTAGCACTCTGTTTGGCATATGgtagttactcaataaatgtttgtcgaaTGAATAAATGGATCTGGGCAAGCTGAAGGTTTCCCAGCAGGAGAACAGGATTTGGCTGTTAAAACCCAAAGCTGTCTCCAACAAGGTGGCGAGTCCAGAACACAACTCCatcctcctgcttcctgctccAAATGAGAGACTCACTTCTTCCAAATGCGAGGAGACTTGGGGAGCCGAGGCTGGGACGTGGGTGGGAGTAAGGGTGTGGCCACAGAGGGGAAAATTCCACCAAAGCAAGGGCCACAGCACTGCACACTTTTTGTGGTTCATATAAATGGCATCTCCCGgtgttgtgcagtgcacaaccaaGGCTCTCCCCCCAAGCATGTGGAGGAGAGTTAGATCACGCATTTATCCCATCCATCTCTGTTAACAGGACTTCAGGGACTAGGAGGAAACTCCGAGGGGCCCACCTGTCCTTGTCTTTGGGCAAGACTTCCCCAGCCCAGAAGTAGCTGTGAAGAGCAGAAAGGATGGGCTGGCTTAGCTCTCTGACCTCGATGCGGATGGTGACAGTGGTGACCTATTGGGTCATCATAGCTGCAAACACTGACACCTCGGAAGCAAGTAAgtggtgtgtgtgcacgtgtgtatgtgtgcgtgtagCAATACAGCCCTTAGCAGGGAAGTTCTGATCCCCTCCTATCATGCTTGGGATTTTCATAGTCTTTATTCTAAATCCATTTCTTACACTTCAATGAACACAGGACTCCCCTGAGAATCTTGCTAAAACAGGTTCTGGTTCAAtaagtctggagtggggcctgatgctctgcatttctaacaagctcctggaTGACGCTGGTGCTCTTGTCCTTGGACCACACATGGATAGACAAGAGTCTAGAACATCACTAAAGCTCCCTGGCACTTCACTAGAAGGTCAGGAACATACTGAACCACACAGGAGATTTGAAAACACCCAGGTGCCTCCCAAATGCTTGCCCTTGCACACTTAAGAGCTGGTTCCATTGGGTTGCACGCTGCCCTCATTCTGCTTTCAGCTTCTTCCTGGAGAAGGGAGCTGAGCGCCTCCCCTGAGCTGGCATGCCTCCGCACACAGTGAATAGTTAAAAGTACACACTCTGTGGTCCTGCCACCTGGGTTTGTGTCCTAGCTTTGGCATTCACCAATGGAGCTAGCGGCTTACATCTTCTGAAGCTCAGTTTCCCTATCTTTAAAATAAGGGTAAATACGAAAGTGATCCCACAGGGCCCCTGGACGATTCAACAAGATAATGAAGGAAAAGTGCATATCCCAGTGTCTGACATGTAGTGAGAGCTTATTAAGCGACAGCTCATTATCTTTACCATTATTGTCACAGAGGAACGCGTGAAATGTGGCTGCCACTGAGAGGTAGAGCTGGGGAAGTCTTtagaggggaggcagggaaggagatCTGAGCAAAAGGCACAAAATGTGCCAAGAAGGGGAAGCGGACACAGGTTCACCTGAATCCTACCCAAACTGTCAAGAACTCTGCATTATTCCTCTGGATGTGGGAatgtagatattttaaaagaagacacAGCTTGAAGGCAATGCTCAACACACAAGAATGAGTGGTGGGAGTTAGACATCATCAGGGGAgttctctttatttgttttgGTGGGGGTCTGCTAGGGACTAAGTCTTAAAGAATATGGGTACCCTAAGGGACATGGAAGGAGTTTCTGGGTGACCATTGGCCCAGCTGCCCCCGTTCTGATGCTGGGCTTTTCTGTCCACAGGAAGCTGCATTGACTGTCACAGCAATGCCACCTGCTTGGAGGACGGGGCGGCCACAACGTGCTCCTGCCAGGACGGCTTCACTGGCGACGGCTTAGTGTGCGTGGACCTGAACGAATGTGCCACTCCTGGGGCCCACAACTGCTCCGCCAACAGCAGCTGCGTGAACACACTGGGCTCCTATACGTGCGTCTGCCTCAACGGCTTCCGCCAGACACCCGGGCTCGGCTGCATCGACGTGGACGAGTGCGCTGAGCCGGGGCTCAGTGGCTGCCACGCCCTGGCCACCTGTGTCAACAGCAAGGGCAGCTACTCGTGCGTGTGTCCCGCGGGCTACTTGGGGGATGGGCGGCACTGTGAGTGCTCGCCAGGCTCCTGCGGGCAGGGGCTGGACTGTGTGCGGGAGGGCGCTGCGCACGTGTGCGTCGatccgtgccaggcacacagcatcCTGGACGAGTACTGGCGCAGCAGCGACTACGGGACGGGCTACGCCTGCGACTCCCATCTGAGCGGCTGGTACCGCTTCATGGGGCAGGGCGGCGTGCGCATGGCCGAGACCTGCGTGCCCACCCTGCGCTGCAACACGGCCGCGCCCATGTGGCTCAACGGCACGCACCCATCCAGCGACGAGGGCATCGTGAGCCGCACAGCCTGCGCGCACTGGAGCGGCAACTGCTGCCTGTGGGACGCGCCCGTCCAGGTGAAGGCCTGTCCCGGGGGCTACTATGTCTACAACCTGAGGGCGCCCCCCGAGTGCCATCTGGCGTACTGCACAGGTGAGTGGGCGTGTCCCCCCATCCCCACTCCAGGTCTAGAAGGGCACCGTGGGGTGCCTGGGGCGCATCCTTGCTGACTGTCTGTGTCTGTGACCCTGCAGATCCCAGGTCGGTGGAGGGCACGTGTGATGAGTGCAGCGTAGACGAGGAATGCAAATCGGTTAATGGCAAATGGCACTGCCAGTGCAAACAGGACTTCAACATCACTGGTGAGgccggtgggggcggggaggcgaGGTGTTGAGAAGCGTCAGCCGCTGAGGGAGGGCCACATTCCTGTGTGTGAGTTGGGGGCGTGTGGGGAGTCTCTCCTTAGTTGACTCCAAGGCTCCCAGAGAGTCGGGGACCTCCTGACCCCCAGCCTTCTTTCTGAGGCCTCCACACCACAATGGATACACAGGTGGCTGCTGCCCATAGGCCAAAGGCTACCAGAGCCATCTTCCTGCAGCACAAGAACACAGGACTGGCCGCCAGGTGTGGTTTCTTGGGCTGGGTCCTCCACTGACCAGCTGAGGACCTGAGCCGGGCCCCGGACatcactaagcctcagtttccccatatgtacAAATGATTGATGCAGACTAGCATTTCTCAAGCTTCAGTCATGATTTTGGTCACGTCCAAGTACCAATTTGACAATTTTGCTTTATCCAAATTGTATCCATCCTGCAATTTTCACtaacttgtttttcttcaaattccTTGAATCCTTCTTCTTTCAGGTAAACTTGGGACATTGATGGTCACTACTGCATCTATCTGTGGCAAGTAACACTTGCCTTAGATAGAAGGTAAAGCAAAAGTGAATACAATGAaatcaaattattaaattttagcaGGTTGAGGTCTGCACATTGTTTTAAAAGGGAAGTTAGCAGTGTATGGCATTAAAAACATGAACAGGACCATCTCCTTAGTAAAGAAAGGGTGGAAAGAAATTGCAATTAACCtattagggttttttttgtttgttgttttgttttgttttactgggATTCAATGTTATTTAATGCTGGGGCCGTGAACGACCCAAAAATAATACTGTTTTTTGTATACAGCCCACACTTAGGGTAACATGGGGCTGATGCCCGGCCACTGGGATCCATCCAGTGATGCTTGGAGTCCAATCTTGAGCCTCCATCACTCTGAGAGGAGAGACCGCAGAGAGATCAGACTGAGGCTACACTGAGTATCCCCAGCTTGTGGCCAGCCTGACCAGCTGGGCCTGAGCCCTGGGGATGTGCTGGGCCCCCGAATTGTGGTCACAGATTTCCAATCCTGCCTTCCCTGCCCATTTCAGATCTCTCCCACCTGGAGCGCAAGCTGGAGTGTGGGATCAACGACATCAAGATGTCCCTGGGCAAGTGCCAGCTGAAGAGCCTGGGTTTTGAGAAGGTTTACATGTACCTGCTTGACAGCCAGTGCTCAGGCTTCGCTGAGAGGGGCGACCGGGACTGGGTGTCTGTGGTGACCCCAACCAGGGATGGCCCCTGTGGGACAGTGCTGACGGTACGTCCTGGGCAGTGTGGGACGGGGTCAGAGCACTGCCTGGTTCAAGCCCAGG
This window harbors:
- the UMOD gene encoding uromodulin isoform X1, whose protein sequence is MGWLSSLTSMRMVTVVTYWVIIAANTDTSEARSCIDCHSNATCLEDGAATTCSCQDGFTGDGLVCVDLNECATPGAHNCSANSSCVNTLGSYTCVCLNGFRQTPGLGCIDVDECAEPGLSGCHALATCVNSKGSYSCVCPAGYLGDGRHCECSPGSCGQGLDCVREGAAHVCVDPCQAHSILDEYWRSSDYGTGYACDSHLSGWYRFMGQGGVRMAETCVPTLRCNTAAPMWLNGTHPSSDEGIVSRTACAHWSGNCCLWDAPVQVKACPGGYYVYNLRAPPECHLAYCTDPRSVEGTCDECSVDEECKSVNGKWHCQCKQDFNITDLSHLERKLECGINDIKMSLGKCQLKSLGFEKVYMYLLDSQCSGFAERGDRDWVSVVTPTRDGPCGTVLTTNETHATYSNTLFLADEIIIRDVNIKINFACSYPLDMKVSLKTSLHPIVSSLNISVGGTGMFTVRMALFQNPTFTQPYQGSSVTLSTDAFLYVGTILDGGDVSRFALLMTNCYATPSSNATDPLKYFIIQDNCPRTEDSTIRVVENGESPQGRFSVQMFRFAGNYDLVYLHCEVYLCDNINENCKPTCSGTRVRTGGSIDQSRVLNLGPISRKAAVQAAVSKAASSSLGLLKVWLPLFLSAILTLMSQ
- the UMOD gene encoding uromodulin isoform X2, producing MGWLSSLTSMRMVTVVTYWVIIAANTDTSEARSCIDCHSNATCLEDGAATTCSCQDGFTGDGLVCVDLNECATPGAHNCSANSSCVNTLGSYTCVCLNGFRQTPGLGCIDVDECAEPGLSGCHALATCVNSKGSYSCVCPAGYLGDGRHCECSPGSCGQGLDCVREGAAHVCVDPCQAHSILDEYWRSSDYGTGYACDSHLSGWYRFMGQGGVRMAETCVPTLRCNTAAPMWLNGTHPSSDEGIVSRTACAHWSGNCCLWDAPVQVKACPGGYYVYNLRAPPECHLAYCTDPRSVEGTCDECSVDEECKSVNGKWHCQCKQDFNITDLSHLERKLECGINDIKMSLGKCQLKSLGFEKVYMYLLDSQCSGFAERGDRDWVSVVTPTRDGPCGTVLTTNETHATYSNTLFLADEIIIRDVNIKINFACSYPLDMKVSLKTSLHPIVSSLNISVGGTGMFTVRMALFQNPTFTQPYQGSSVTLSTDAFLYVGTILDGGDVSRFALLMTNCYATPSSNATDPLKYFIIQDNCPRTEDSTIRVVENGESPQGRFSVQMFRFAGNYDLVYLHCEVYLCDNINENCKPTCSGTRVRTGGSIDQSRVLNLGPISRKAVQAAVSKAASSSLGLLKVWLPLFLSAILTLMSQ